AATTTACCCCCGATCTGATGCCAGGGGATATCATTGGCTCAGAGATTTTAGGAGAAGACAGGAACTTTAAATTCATTAAGGGTCCTGTCTTTTCTAATATAGTTTTGGCGGATGAGATTAACCGGACCCCACCAAAAACCCAGGCTGCGCTCCTTGAGGCGATGCAGGAGAAATCCGTTACAGCTGCCGGCCATAAGCATATTTTGCCAAAACCCTTTTTTGTTCTTGCTACCCAGAATCCTATTGAGCAGGAAGGCACCTATCCTCTTCCCGAGGCTCAGCTTGACCGTTTCATGTTCAATGTTCTGTTGACTTACCCAAGTTTCCAGGAAGAGCTTACTATTGTCAAAAACTCAACCGGCAATAATCCCGTCACTTTGAACAGATTGATTAATGCTGATCAGATTCAATTCTTTCAGCAATTGATCCGTACTATACCAGTAACAGACAACGTGCTGGAATATGCTGTAAAACTAACCGGAAAAACCCGCCCGGGTAGCCCATTGGCAACTCCTGAAATCAACCAGTATGTAAACTGGGGAGCGGGGCCGCGAGCCTCTCAGTTCCTGATTCTGGGGGCTAAGTGTCATGCTGCTATTTCTGGTAAATACTCACCGGACATCGAAGATGTTCAGGCAGTGGCCGAGGCTATCCTGCGCCACCGTATTGTTAGAAACTACCGGGCAGAAGCCGAGGGTTTATCTGTAGAGAAGATCATCAAAAACCTTCTGTAACTAACCTCTGCAAACAGCACAATCAGCTTCCTTCATACTAATCTGCTTACGGGGACTTATTTACCAGCTGCAATTTTGGGTAATTACAATTATGTAATAATTATATTAGTACTCATAAAACAGGAATAAGTAATAAATTGCGAAACTAAAAGATGGAAAAACAAGAAGGCTATTCCACTAATTCCAATCCACATTTATCAGATCCCCGGGTATTCCTTCCCGATCGGAAGTCTTCAGGTTTACTCAGGAAATGGATTTATTATCTAACTTTTTTGCTAATCACATTCCTATTTAGCTTCTTATATATCCGCAACCGGCACGAATCCATCGTTTTTGTAAGCATTTTTATAATTATTACGGTCATTATTATACTAACGAACAAAGAACCTGTCAGTTTAAGCATTTCTATCATAAATAAAACACTGACATATACCTATTCCAATAGCTGGGGTCAGACCAGGTGTACGACTGTGGATCTGAAACATGCCGGAGGATTCTATAAATATGATATCAGTAAAGCTGGAAGTGCGTGGAAGCTTGTACTCTACAATGATAGTATTTTCAGGAACAGGATTTCTATCAGGGCCAGAACCGCAGGTGGTTATAGTGAGGAGCAGTTAGATGAAATCGTTGCCCTTGTACACCAGTGTAAGTAGCTGATAGAGAAAAATCTAACACATACGATATAGAAAGAGAAGGTTATTAAAGACTTTCGGTATATTCTCATCATCTATTATTTGTATATTAGCTGAAAATTCCGAATACAATTGTTTAAGTCAATTATATTTCGCAATTATTTACTAACATTAACTTTAGTGATTTGATTCATTTTTTTTCCACTAAATAAATTAGAAGTCCACATTCTTATCCCTGTTAACAATAAGAAGGATTAAGAATGTGTTGATTCTACATCTTAACAATAACCTCTCATGAAATCACTTCGTTTTTATACGTCTGTTCTTTTATTAAGTTTTTTTTGTACAGAAGTCTATTCACAATATGTCCCGCCACAGCCTAGTATAAACCCTAATATATACTCAGCTAATACTGCTGGTTTAGGACAATATGGACAGGTTCCAGTCTCATTATTTAATGGATCTGCTGATGTTAGTATTCCTATATATGAATTAAATAATAGGGGTATAAAAATTCCAATTGCACTGCATTATAGTACATCCGGAAATCGTGTCGACAACAGACCTGGGTGGGTAGGACTTGGTTGGACACTAGAGGCCGGGGGATCAATAATCAGGGTTAGTGGTAATGCCGCTGATGAATATTCAGAATCTACTGATGAGAAGCCACTTAATTATCGATCAGGTTATAAAAAACTAGATGACCCAAACTGGAAAACGAAAACCTTCGCTAGAGAATATGGCTTAGACGGTCCCGATGAATTTGTTTTTGATTTTCTTGGTATGAGTGGTAGTTTCTTTTTTGATCATACTGGTAAATGGCAGGTCAAATCAAAGCAAAATTTGCAGCTGAATATTGTTGATGAAGTAAAAAACGATTACGAGGTAAAAAATTCCGGGGGAAGGATATCCAAGCTTCGACATACCTTGACGAAATTTATTATTACTGATATGGATGGTGTAAGGTATACTTTTGGTGGAAATGAAGATGCGATAGAATTCACACGATCACCATACGTATCTGATTGTATAGGATGCATTACTGCGGACAATTCATTGTTAATTTCCAATGCCTGGCTTTTGCAGAAGATCGAATCTCCTAAAGGAATCATAACTTTTAATTATAAAAGAGAGTATAGTTTTGCCGATGTTTACTATTCTGAGATACATAGAAATGAGAGAGGTCAGATCAGTCCTATAGTGGAAGAAACAAGTGATATCGATTGTACACATCGTTATATAAATTATAGTTCTTATTTGAATGAAATAAAGACAGATGACGGTACTACTATTTCATTTGACAAATCGATTTCTAATGATTTAGTAATAGGTCAAGGGGTTGGGGGCGTTCCTCCCCGTAAGGTGGAAATATGGGAAAGTAACAATCTTGTGGAAGCCTATAATATCTATGAAAGCTTATCTGATAACCCTGGAAATCCGAGAAACTATTTCAAAATGGATAAAATACAGGTTATTGATAAAAATCAAACTGTAACCAAAGAAATAGATTTTGATTACATAGCAAATCCAACTGAACGTTTAAAGTTATCTGGAGTTTCTTTTATCGGAGCATCTTCTCGTATCATTGAAAAAAGATACGACTTTCAGTATAATCCTCAAAACCTTCCTGATTATTGTATTGGTAAAATAGATCATTGGGGTTTCTCTAATGGCAAGCACTACCCCTGGCCAACTGGTCCGATTAATTTCCCCGATATGGATAAATACTACCAGTCAAGAGAGCCGGATTCAAGCTTCCTTCAGGCAGAAATGCTAACAAAAATAATATATCCAACTAAAGGGACTTCAGAATTTGTATATGAAGCACATGATTACAATAAAGTAGTGAAGCAATTTCCTATTTCGATAGAGTCTCTTTCAAATAATCTAATTGCAGGGGGACTAAGAATAAAAAAGATAATTAGTACAGATGGCATAAGCAATACGCCACTAGTCAAAGAGTATTATTATATCAATAATTATTTAAATGGTGGTACGGTCTCCAGCGGAGTAGTGTCGGGTCTACCATCTTATTATCTAGTGGGTAATGTCTTTGCTACACCAACGGTGAGTTATCCATATCGGGTTTTTTCTAGTAATTCATTAAATAACCTGAATCATACTAATGGAAATCATGTAACTTATACAGAAGTTGTAGAGAAAATAGGTGATGGAGGATATACGAGCTATAAATATACAAATCAGGATAATGGCTATATGGACAAAGCCCCTTTCTACTCTAAGGATGGTCTTACACCGAGAATGGCATATCTTAAATCGTTCGGAAAATTAGAATTAGAAAGAGGACTTTTGTTGGAAAAGAAATATTTCACAACGGACAAAAGTTTATTGCGCCGGGAAACCACAGTTTACAATAGTGATCCTAATCGTTATGAAGATTATGTAAGAGGCCTTCAGGTAGAAAATCGTGCAGGATATCTTTATGGGGCAATCATAACATTCCCATTTTTCACCTTTACTCCATATATTGAAAAAAACATTGTTGTTGACTATACTTCCGAAAAGGATTCTATAATCACATCTACAAGTTATGAGTATGGGAACCTCACTCATAAACAAATGACTAAAAGCACAACCATTAATAGCAAAGGAGAAGCAATCACAACTGAGTATAAATATCCTCAGGATTTTGCCTATAGGCGACCATATAATAATATGCTTGCGCAACATATCTGGAGGCCTTTAGTTGAGCAGAATACATATAAAACCGATATAAGTTCGGGATATATAAATGGATTGCAGATTGAGTATTATAATCCGAGAGATGGTCTTTTTGTACCTAAAACTATTTCTATGAAAGTAAGGAGTTCTGATAATAGCTGGCAACCAAAAAATCAATATCACGAGTATGATAAATATGGAAATATTTTAAGTCAGTCAAACGATAAAGGATCCAGAACAAATTATATCTGGGGATATTCAGGACAACGTCCAATAGCGAAAATTGAGAATACGAACATGACTAGTTCAGATATTGTAATGAATACCGTATACAAGAGGGTAATGATCCCTATTGGTTCAACTTCTGCTTCAATTAATTTCACTTCTGGTACAATCGCGGATATTAAATTAGAAATTGATTCCGAACCTGGTAGCACTAATACTTTGCAGTATGTTTTATCCGGAAGTGGAACTAAATCCGGAAATTTATGTGTTAGCAGATCTAGTCAGAGTTGTAGTTATCCTTCAACAGTTGTATTTAATAATATGCCGGAGGGAACTTATACACTTGAAGCAAGTGCAAGTGCAGGCTCAGAAGGTCGGGTCAAAAGTATCACAATAGCTTATACTGAAAAGCAGATACCTTCTCCCGAATTCTTTTATGAGGGATTTGAGGAAGTTAGCGATAATGTAATTACTGGAGGAGCACATTCCGGTAATAAATACTACAATACTGATTACCGAATCCCGTTAAGTTTTACTTTTACTAAGGGGAATAATTATATAATTCAATGGTGGAACTATGTCGATGATAAATGGAATTTTAATCAACAGCCATATACTCCGGATATTTTATTGAAAGGGCCGGTTGATGATATCCGCATATTTCCTAAGGATGCTAAAATGACGACTTATACCTATGATAGTAGTGGAAATATTACAAGTCAGACTGATGCGAAAGGTAATGTAACTAATTATGAATATGATGAATTTCAACGCCTTAATTCTGTTAAAGATCAGAATGGAAATATCCTGAAAAATAACACTTACAATTATAAAAATTAAGGTCCGATGAAAATAAATCAATCTGTTTTTTCGTTTTTAATCTCATTTATTTTTGCCTTAATACTAAGTCCTGGATTAGGTTATAGTCAATTAGTTAAGCTTTCTGGACCAACGACGGGGGAACATTCTTCCAACCAAAAAATTCTATTGCTTCCTGGATTTAAGACTAGAGGACCATTTCGCGCTTTTATTGTTAAAAATTTAAATGCTAAGCTGGGATCTACTCCAAGCCAAACGCAGAATTATGTGATTACCAATACCTATAAGGAAGCTAGTAGACAGGTTTTGACAGATCCTTCCGTCCTTCAGATGAGCCAGGTTATTCAGTATTTTGATGGTCTGGGCAGACCATTGCAGGTAATCCAAACGAAAGGTAGTTCATTGGGAAATGATGTAGTTCAGTCCGTAGTATATGATAAATATGGCCTGGAGTCAAAAAAATATTTACCTTATGTGGATCAAAGTGGAGATGGATCTTATAAATCTGATGCGCTAAAAAGCCAGCTACAGTTTTATTCTGATTCCGGTCTCGATGTTACGGTAGTAAAAACGACAAGACCATACAGTCAAACAATTTTTGAACCCTCACCTTTGAATAGAATTACTGAGCAAGGTTTCCCGGGAGTAGTGTGGCAACCCTCAAATGTGGCTAGAACTAATGATGGGGGAAGGACAGTCCTTAGTAGTTATCGAACTAATAATAGTTCTGTTAATTATGCTGGCGACGGCTATGCCGTACGCTTATGGAATGCTGTTCCAGTAGTTGGAGAAGAATATAAAAGAAGTTTGTCAAGCAGTAGTTATTATGAGAATGGGCAGCTTTATGTGAAAATTACAAAAGATGAAAATTGGATAAGTGGAGATGGTAAGGCTGGGGTTACAGAAGAGTACATTGATAAAAACAACCAACTAATATTAAGACGTACTTTTAATGTTAAAGAAGGTAAAACGGAAGTGTTGTCTTCTTATTATGTTTATGATGATTTTGGCGATCTTAGTTTTGTGCTTCCGCCAGGATCTAATCCTGACAGCGAGACAATCAGTCAGAATAACTTAGATCTTTACTGCTACCAGTATCGTTATGATGATAGAAAACGATTGATTGAAAAGCGGATTCCTGGTATGGCTGATTGGATTGAGTTAATCTATAATTCCCTTGATCAGTTGGTATTTAGCCAGGATCCGTTACAGCGGAAGAATAATAAAAGAAGCTTTATTAAATACGATGGTTTAGGCAGGGTGATCATGAACGGTGTGGTGAACAATTCCACAGCTACAAGAGCTCAATTACAAGAATTAGTTAACAGCCAATTAGTTAATTGGGAACGTAGGATTGCAAATTCTTCTCATGGTTATAGTAATGAAACTCTACCCTCTGTCTCAGATTTAGAGGGACCTGAATTAGTAAATTATTATGATGATTATAGTATCGCCGGAATCCCTAGTGACGAATCTATTAATTATAGTAAAAAACTTTATGATATGCCAACTTCAAGTAAGACCAGAGTTTTGGGAACAAATGATTTCCTCTGGGTAGTAAATTATTATAATGATGAGGGACGAGTCGCTAAACTTTATAAGCAACATTATCTATCTGGTGTTATTGATAAGAAAAACTACGATGAGATTACTAATAGCTATAATTTTGAAGGAGCTCTGACTTTAAGTAACCGTATACATCATAGTACAAAAAGTGATAATCTGACTATTATTAATCGTTATGAATATGATCATATCGGTAGAAAGATAAGGAGCTATGAGCAGATTGGCAGTGATAAAGAAGTATTGTTGGTAGAGAATATCTATAATGAAGTTGGGCAATTGAAGAGAAGAGAGCTGAATAATGGAGAGCAAAAGACGACTTTCACATATAATGAACGTGGTTGGCTAAAGGAAAGCACTTCAGATCAGTTCAGCCAGCAGTTAAAATACCATGATGGTACAACTCCTCAATATAATGGTAACATTTCTAATCAGCTATGGGGGGCAGGTACTACACTAAATAAAAACTTTGTGTATACCTATGACAAATTGAACAGGTTAAGTAGCGGACTTAGTAAAGAAATGAGTGAGACGTTAACCTATGACATTATGGGGAATATCCAAAGCTTGCGACGTGATGATATGATTCGTAACTATACTTACAATGGTCATCAGTTGAGTCAGACAATTGGCGGCCCGGAAAAGTATAGTTATAAGTACGATGAGAATGGGAATACAATTGTTGATGGAAGAAGTGGGCAAGCAATTACTTATAACAGTTTGAATCTGCCAGCTAAAATAGCTGGACTTGAACTTTCTTATTTATATGATGCTACTGGAGAAAAGTTGAAAAAGACAAGTAAAGGAGAAGTAACTGATTATATAAATGGAATTCAATATACAAAAGGTGATTTAGAACTAATTCAAACAGAAGTTGGTGTTGCCAGAAGAAATGGTACTAGCTATAGATATGAGTATAATCTTAGTGATCATTTAGGAAATAGCCGGATGACATTTTATAAGAATCCTACCGGAAAAATTGAGATTTTGCAACAAGATGATTATTATGCATTCGGTTTGAGGAATCCAATTAAAGTTCCATCAAGTGATAATAAGTATCTTTATAATGGGAAAGAGTTACAGGAAGAATTAGGTCAGTATGATTACGGGGCTCGTTTTTATGATCCTGTAATAGCCAGGTGGAATGTAGTGGATCCACTTTCTGAGAAGATGAGAAGGCATTCTCCTTATAATTATGCGTTCAATAATCCGATTAGATTTGTAGATCCTGATGGAATGGCACCACAGGGGCCCGGGCCAACTGGTACACCTATTCTTGGACTACCGCTTATGAAGCTGTTTTTGAGTTATCAAAAAGCTATCATGAAGATGGGCATGAATAATGTTGCATCAGTTTTGAATACTGTATCTAATGCCAATAATGCTGGTATGGCAAAAGGTACGGTGAAGGCGGAATATACAGCTGCCGCTAATCAAGGGGTTAAAAACTTAGCAGTAGGACTTGCTTTAGGGGAGGCTACAGGTGGGCTTTTAGGGCAAATAGGTAAAGGTTTGGGAGCTACAGGAGTTGGGGCTGCTGCTGCTGAAGGTGGCGCTACTACTACAGCTTTAGCTAAGTTTTATCCTGCGAATAATGGTTTTTTGGGGACTGAAGAAAGAATGTTTTTGACACCAGGAGACCAGATCAGTCGTTATGGAAGTAGTGCCGGTAAATTTTTCTCTCCAGCTGATACTCCTTTGCCAATGAGAGCTTTGCCGCCAGGTGCAAATACAAATATTTATAATTCATATGAAGTTTTAAAGCCTTTTGAAGTGCAAACTGGTACAATTGCTCCGGCTTTTAATCAACTTGGTTTAGGTACTCAGTACCTGTCTCCGGTATCTGCTGATATACTATTAAAGCGAGGAATTATAGCGCCATCACAATAAGAATATGAATAGAGAGGAATTAAAACAAAAATTAGAGGAACTTAATGTATACCCAGGTTTTTATTCGCTAAACGGTGAACTTCTACCTGACCGAATTGTATTGAATCATAATTATGATAAATGGGAGGTATTCTATTTCGATGAAAGGGGGAATCGAGACAGTGAAAAGACTTTTTCTTCTGAAAATGATGCTTGCAATTATATTTATAGGTACTTTATAAGACAAAAGGGAATTTAGAAGAAATGTAAATAAGCAAAAGATCCTGGTTCAAAAGAGCCAGGATCTTTTGCTTATTTAGGATTATATGTTTTCTTGGTTTTGTAATCCCTGATGACCAGGTCCATATATACATGTTACCCGTGCAGAGATACTGGTTGAACGTACGATTGGAAA
This portion of the Pedobacter lusitanus genome encodes:
- a CDS encoding AAA family ATPase, translated to MQYNNDKEAVDALHRFYKDIKNEIGKVVIGQDEAVKSVLISILSNGHCLLVGVPGLAKTLLVQTVADVLDLNFNRIQFTPDLMPGDIIGSEILGEDRNFKFIKGPVFSNIVLADEINRTPPKTQAALLEAMQEKSVTAAGHKHILPKPFFVLATQNPIEQEGTYPLPEAQLDRFMFNVLLTYPSFQEELTIVKNSTGNNPVTLNRLINADQIQFFQQLIRTIPVTDNVLEYAVKLTGKTRPGSPLATPEINQYVNWGAGPRASQFLILGAKCHAAISGKYSPDIEDVQAVAEAILRHRIVRNYRAEAEGLSVEKIIKNLL
- a CDS encoding RHS repeat protein, producing the protein MKSLRFYTSVLLLSFFCTEVYSQYVPPQPSINPNIYSANTAGLGQYGQVPVSLFNGSADVSIPIYELNNRGIKIPIALHYSTSGNRVDNRPGWVGLGWTLEAGGSIIRVSGNAADEYSESTDEKPLNYRSGYKKLDDPNWKTKTFAREYGLDGPDEFVFDFLGMSGSFFFDHTGKWQVKSKQNLQLNIVDEVKNDYEVKNSGGRISKLRHTLTKFIITDMDGVRYTFGGNEDAIEFTRSPYVSDCIGCITADNSLLISNAWLLQKIESPKGIITFNYKREYSFADVYYSEIHRNERGQISPIVEETSDIDCTHRYINYSSYLNEIKTDDGTTISFDKSISNDLVIGQGVGGVPPRKVEIWESNNLVEAYNIYESLSDNPGNPRNYFKMDKIQVIDKNQTVTKEIDFDYIANPTERLKLSGVSFIGASSRIIEKRYDFQYNPQNLPDYCIGKIDHWGFSNGKHYPWPTGPINFPDMDKYYQSREPDSSFLQAEMLTKIIYPTKGTSEFVYEAHDYNKVVKQFPISIESLSNNLIAGGLRIKKIISTDGISNTPLVKEYYYINNYLNGGTVSSGVVSGLPSYYLVGNVFATPTVSYPYRVFSSNSLNNLNHTNGNHVTYTEVVEKIGDGGYTSYKYTNQDNGYMDKAPFYSKDGLTPRMAYLKSFGKLELERGLLLEKKYFTTDKSLLRRETTVYNSDPNRYEDYVRGLQVENRAGYLYGAIITFPFFTFTPYIEKNIVVDYTSEKDSIITSTSYEYGNLTHKQMTKSTTINSKGEAITTEYKYPQDFAYRRPYNNMLAQHIWRPLVEQNTYKTDISSGYINGLQIEYYNPRDGLFVPKTISMKVRSSDNSWQPKNQYHEYDKYGNILSQSNDKGSRTNYIWGYSGQRPIAKIENTNMTSSDIVMNTVYKRVMIPIGSTSASINFTSGTIADIKLEIDSEPGSTNTLQYVLSGSGTKSGNLCVSRSSQSCSYPSTVVFNNMPEGTYTLEASASAGSEGRVKSITIAYTEKQIPSPEFFYEGFEEVSDNVITGGAHSGNKYYNTDYRIPLSFTFTKGNNYIIQWWNYVDDKWNFNQQPYTPDILLKGPVDDIRIFPKDAKMTTYTYDSSGNITSQTDAKGNVTNYEYDEFQRLNSVKDQNGNILKNNTYNYKN
- a CDS encoding DUF6443 domain-containing protein, giving the protein MKINQSVFSFLISFIFALILSPGLGYSQLVKLSGPTTGEHSSNQKILLLPGFKTRGPFRAFIVKNLNAKLGSTPSQTQNYVITNTYKEASRQVLTDPSVLQMSQVIQYFDGLGRPLQVIQTKGSSLGNDVVQSVVYDKYGLESKKYLPYVDQSGDGSYKSDALKSQLQFYSDSGLDVTVVKTTRPYSQTIFEPSPLNRITEQGFPGVVWQPSNVARTNDGGRTVLSSYRTNNSSVNYAGDGYAVRLWNAVPVVGEEYKRSLSSSSYYENGQLYVKITKDENWISGDGKAGVTEEYIDKNNQLILRRTFNVKEGKTEVLSSYYVYDDFGDLSFVLPPGSNPDSETISQNNLDLYCYQYRYDDRKRLIEKRIPGMADWIELIYNSLDQLVFSQDPLQRKNNKRSFIKYDGLGRVIMNGVVNNSTATRAQLQELVNSQLVNWERRIANSSHGYSNETLPSVSDLEGPELVNYYDDYSIAGIPSDESINYSKKLYDMPTSSKTRVLGTNDFLWVVNYYNDEGRVAKLYKQHYLSGVIDKKNYDEITNSYNFEGALTLSNRIHHSTKSDNLTIINRYEYDHIGRKIRSYEQIGSDKEVLLVENIYNEVGQLKRRELNNGEQKTTFTYNERGWLKESTSDQFSQQLKYHDGTTPQYNGNISNQLWGAGTTLNKNFVYTYDKLNRLSSGLSKEMSETLTYDIMGNIQSLRRDDMIRNYTYNGHQLSQTIGGPEKYSYKYDENGNTIVDGRSGQAITYNSLNLPAKIAGLELSYLYDATGEKLKKTSKGEVTDYINGIQYTKGDLELIQTEVGVARRNGTSYRYEYNLSDHLGNSRMTFYKNPTGKIEILQQDDYYAFGLRNPIKVPSSDNKYLYNGKELQEELGQYDYGARFYDPVIARWNVVDPLSEKMRRHSPYNYAFNNPIRFVDPDGMAPQGPGPTGTPILGLPLMKLFLSYQKAIMKMGMNNVASVLNTVSNANNAGMAKGTVKAEYTAAANQGVKNLAVGLALGEATGGLLGQIGKGLGATGVGAAAAEGGATTTALAKFYPANNGFLGTEERMFLTPGDQISRYGSSAGKFFSPADTPLPMRALPPGANTNIYNSYEVLKPFEVQTGTIAPAFNQLGLGTQYLSPVSADILLKRGIIAPSQ